One Streptococcus sp. zg-86 DNA window includes the following coding sequences:
- the rplO gene encoding 50S ribosomal protein L15, with translation MKLHELQPATGSRKTRNRVGRGTSSGNGKTSGRGQKGQKARSGGGVRLGFEGGQTPLFRRLPKRGFTNINAKEYAIVNLDQLNAFEDGAEVTPVVLVESGIVKAEKSGIKILGNGELTKKLTVKAAKFSKSAEEAITAKGGSVEVI, from the coding sequence ATGAAACTTCATGAATTGCAACCTGCTACAGGTTCTCGTAAAACTCGTAACCGCGTTGGTCGTGGTACATCATCAGGTAATGGTAAGACTTCAGGTCGTGGACAAAAAGGTCAAAAAGCTCGTAGCGGTGGCGGTGTACGTCTCGGTTTCGAGGGTGGACAAACTCCATTGTTCCGTCGTCTTCCAAAACGTGGATTTACAAACATCAACGCAAAAGAATATGCGATTGTAAACCTTGACCAATTGAACGCTTTTGAAGACGGTGCAGAAGTAACACCAGTTGTGCTTGTTGAGTCTGGTATCGTTAAAGCTGAAAAATCAGGAATCAAAATTCTTGGTAACGGCGAGTTGACGAAAAAATTAACTGTGAAAGCAGCTAAATTCTCAAAATCAGCTGAAGAAGCAATTACTGCCAAAGGTGGTTCAGTAGAAGTCATCTAA
- the secY gene encoding preprotein translocase subunit SecY — MFFKLLKDALKVKNVRKKILFTIFILLVFRVGTHVTVPGVNVKNLEALSNIPFLNMLSLVSGNAMRNFSVFALGVSPYITASIIVQLMQMDLVPKFVEWGKQGEVGRRKLNQATRYISLVLAFVQSIGITAGFNALSGAKLTTMPLNWQTYLLIGSVLTTGSIIVTWLGEQITDKGYGNGTSMIIFAGIISSLPDTIHDIYEDRFVNIEASRLGESAILVGVLVVAVLAIVYFTTFVQQAEYKIPIQYTKRAQGAPSSSYLPLKLNPAGVIPVIFAGSITAIPTSLLQFFASQNKSISWLSTVREYFDYSTIKGMIVYAVLIILFTFFYSFVQVNPEKAAENLQKSGAYIHGVRPGKGTEEYFSKLLMRLATVGSLFLGFVALLPILAQNIFGLTSKIAFLGTSLIIVIMTSIEGIKQLEGYLLKRKYVGFMETE, encoded by the coding sequence ATGTTTTTTAAACTATTAAAAGATGCCCTTAAGGTAAAAAATGTACGTAAGAAAATTTTGTTTACCATTTTTATCTTATTGGTCTTCCGTGTTGGAACACACGTAACCGTTCCGGGAGTAAACGTAAAAAATTTAGAAGCACTCTCCAATATTCCGTTTTTGAATATGTTGAGTCTTGTTTCTGGAAATGCAATGCGTAATTTCTCTGTCTTTGCACTTGGTGTCAGTCCCTATATTACAGCCTCCATTATTGTGCAATTGATGCAAATGGACCTTGTTCCTAAGTTTGTAGAATGGGGCAAGCAAGGTGAGGTAGGACGCCGTAAGTTGAACCAAGCAACACGCTATATTTCGTTGGTATTGGCTTTTGTTCAGTCTATCGGAATAACTGCTGGTTTTAATGCCTTATCGGGTGCAAAATTGACAACAATGCCGTTAAACTGGCAAACCTATCTGCTAATTGGTTCTGTATTAACAACTGGATCAATTATCGTGACATGGCTGGGTGAGCAGATTACAGACAAAGGATATGGAAATGGAACTTCCATGATTATCTTTGCCGGGATTATCTCCTCGCTCCCAGATACAATTCATGATATTTATGAAGATCGTTTTGTTAATATCGAAGCCAGCCGTTTGGGAGAATCTGCTATCTTAGTAGGAGTATTGGTAGTAGCTGTTTTAGCAATTGTTTACTTTACAACATTTGTACAGCAGGCAGAATATAAAATTCCGATCCAGTACACTAAACGTGCTCAAGGTGCACCATCTAGTTCTTACTTGCCACTTAAATTAAATCCGGCAGGTGTTATTCCGGTCATCTTTGCAGGTTCTATTACAGCTATTCCAACATCCCTCCTTCAGTTCTTTGCTAGCCAGAATAAGAGTATCTCTTGGCTATCAACTGTCCGTGAATATTTTGATTACTCTACAATCAAAGGGATGATTGTATATGCGGTGCTAATCATTCTCTTTACCTTCTTCTACAGCTTTGTTCAGGTGAATCCAGAAAAAGCTGCTGAAAATCTCCAAAAGAGTGGAGCTTATATCCATGGAGTGCGTCCAGGTAAAGGGACAGAAGAATACTTCTCAAAATTACTAATGAGACTGGCAACAGTAGGATCCTTATTCCTAGGATTTGTTGCTTTGTTACCGATTCTTGCACAAAATATCTTTGGGCTAACTTCTAAAATTGCCTTCCTTGGTACAAGTTTGATTATCGTTATCATGACAAGTATTGAGGGAATCAAGCAATTGGAAGGATACTTGCTTAAGAGAAAATATGTAGGTTTCATGGAAACAGAATAG
- a CDS encoding adenylate kinase yields MNLLIMGLPGAGKGTQAAKIVGKFDVVHISTGDMFRAAMANQTEMGLLAKSYIDKGDLVPDEVTNGIVKERLAQDDIKGKGFLLDGYPRTIEQAYALDDTLKNLGIQLEGVINIDIDPTKLVERLSGRIIHRETGETFHKVFNPPAEGYDEKDYYQREDDKPESVKRRLEVNIAQGQPIIDHYRAANLVHDIEGDQDIEVVFADIEKVLSKLQ; encoded by the coding sequence ATGAATCTTTTAATTATGGGTTTGCCAGGTGCTGGTAAAGGAACACAGGCTGCAAAAATTGTTGGAAAATTTGACGTTGTACATATTTCAACAGGTGATATGTTCCGTGCAGCGATGGCAAATCAGACAGAGATGGGATTGCTAGCAAAATCCTATATTGATAAAGGTGATTTGGTACCAGACGAAGTGACCAATGGTATTGTCAAAGAGCGTTTAGCTCAAGACGATATTAAAGGTAAAGGTTTCTTGTTGGATGGTTACCCTCGTACAATCGAGCAAGCATATGCTTTAGATGACACATTGAAAAATCTTGGCATTCAACTTGAAGGAGTTATCAATATCGATATTGATCCAACAAAATTAGTCGAACGTCTCAGTGGAAGAATTATTCATCGCGAAACAGGTGAAACGTTCCATAAAGTATTTAATCCACCAGCAGAAGGTTACGATGAAAAAGATTACTATCAACGTGAAGATGACAAACCAGAATCTGTCAAACGTCGTTTAGAAGTCAATATTGCACAAGGACAACCAATCATTGATCATTATCGTGCTGCTAATTTAGTACATGATATTGAGGGTGACCAAGACATCGAAGTTGTCTTTGCAGATATTGAAAAAGTTTTGTCAAAATTGCAATAA
- the infA gene encoding translation initiation factor IF-1 yields MAKEDVIEIEGKVVDTMPNAMFTVELENGHQVLATVSGKIRKNYIRILVGDRVTVELSPYDLTRGRITYRFK; encoded by the coding sequence ATGGCAAAAGAAGATGTGATTGAAATTGAAGGTAAGGTAGTTGATACCATGCCGAATGCTATGTTTACTGTTGAGTTGGAAAACGGACATCAAGTTCTTGCAACGGTTTCAGGAAAAATCCGTAAAAATTACATTCGTATTTTGGTCGGTGATCGCGTAACGGTTGAGCTTAGTCCATATGACTTGACACGTGGACGTATCACATACCGCTTTAAATAA
- the rpmJ gene encoding 50S ribosomal protein L36 produces the protein MKVRPSVKPICEYCKVIRRNGRVMVICPANPKHKQRQG, from the coding sequence ATGAAAGTAAGACCATCGGTCAAACCAATTTGCGAATACTGCAAAGTTATTCGTCGTAATGGTCGTGTTATGGTGATTTGCCCAGCAAATCCAAAACACAAACAACGTCAAGGATAA
- the rpsM gene encoding 30S ribosomal protein S13 encodes MARIAGVDIPNDKRVVISLTYVYGIGLATSKKILAAAGISEDVRVKDLTSDQEDAIRREVDAIKVEGDLRREVNLNIKRLMEIGSYRGIRHRRGLPVRGQNTKNNARTRKGKAVAIAGKKK; translated from the coding sequence ATGGCTCGTATTGCTGGAGTTGATATTCCAAACGATAAACGTGTAGTAATTTCATTGACTTACGTATACGGGATTGGTCTTGCAACATCTAAAAAAATTCTTGCAGCAGCTGGAATCTCAGAAGATGTTCGCGTAAAAGATTTGACTTCTGATCAAGAAGATGCAATCCGTCGTGAAGTAGATGCGATTAAAGTTGAGGGTGACCTTCGTCGTGAAGTAAACTTGAACATTAAACGTTTGATGGAAATCGGATCATACCGTGGAATCCGTCACCGTCGTGGACTTCCTGTCCGTGGACAAAACACTAAAAACAACGCTCGCACTCGTAAAGGTAAAGCTGTTGCGATTGCAGGTAAGAAAAAATAA
- the rpsK gene encoding 30S ribosomal protein S11, whose product MAKPTRKRRVKKNIESGIAHIHATFNNTIVMITDVHGNAIAWSSAGALGFKGSRKSTPFAAQMASEAAAKSAQEHGLKTVEVTVKGPGSGRESAIRALAAAGLEVTAIRDVTPVPHNGARPPKRRRV is encoded by the coding sequence TTGGCTAAACCAACACGTAAGCGTCGTGTGAAGAAAAATATCGAATCTGGTATTGCACACATTCACGCTACATTTAATAACACTATTGTTATGATTACTGATGTGCATGGTAATGCGATTGCTTGGTCATCAGCTGGTGCTCTTGGTTTTAAAGGTTCTCGTAAATCTACACCATTTGCGGCTCAAATGGCTTCAGAAGCAGCTGCTAAATCAGCACAAGAACACGGTCTTAAAACAGTTGAAGTTACAGTAAAAGGCCCAGGTTCAGGTCGTGAGTCTGCTATCCGCGCTCTTGCTGCCGCTGGTCTTGAAGTAACAGCAATTCGTGATGTGACTCCTGTACCACACAATGGTGCTCGTCCTCCAAAACGTCGCCGTGTATAA
- a CDS encoding DNA-directed RNA polymerase subunit alpha — MIEFEKPTITKIDENKDYGRFVVEPLERGYGTTLGNSLRRVLLASLPGAAVTSIKIDGVLHEFDTVPGVREDVMQIILNIKGIAVKSYVEDEKTIELDVTGPAEITAGDILTDSDIEIVNPNHYLFTISEGASFKATMTVNTGRGYVPAEGNKKDDAPVGTLAVDSIYTPVKKVNYQVEPARVGSNDGFDKLTLEIMTNGTIIPEDALGLSARILMEHLGLFTDLTEVAKSAEVMKETEEASDDRMLDRTIEELDLSVRSYNCLKRAGINTVFDLTEKTEPEMMKVRNLGRKSLEEVKVKLADLGLGLKKDK; from the coding sequence ATGATTGAGTTTGAAAAACCAACTATAACAAAAATTGATGAGAATAAAGATTACGGCAGATTTGTTGTAGAACCATTAGAACGTGGTTATGGAACAACTCTTGGGAACTCACTTCGTCGTGTACTCCTTGCATCGCTTCCTGGTGCTGCAGTAACGTCAATCAAGATTGACGGTGTACTACACGAGTTCGACACAGTTCCGGGTGTCCGTGAAGATGTGATGCAAATTATTTTGAACATCAAAGGCATTGCTGTAAAATCTTATGTCGAAGACGAAAAGACGATAGAACTTGATGTGACAGGACCAGCAGAAATCACTGCCGGAGATATCCTGACAGATAGTGATATTGAAATTGTAAACCCTAATCATTATCTTTTTACAATTAGCGAAGGTGCTAGTTTCAAAGCGACTATGACAGTGAATACTGGTCGTGGCTATGTACCAGCTGAGGGAAATAAAAAAGATGATGCACCAGTAGGGACACTTGCAGTAGATTCAATCTATACGCCAGTGAAAAAAGTCAATTACCAAGTTGAACCAGCTCGCGTTGGTAGCAATGACGGTTTTGACAAATTAACACTTGAAATCATGACTAATGGGACAATCATTCCTGAAGATGCCTTAGGTCTTTCTGCGCGTATTTTGATGGAGCACTTAGGTCTATTTACTGATTTGACAGAAGTTGCAAAATCAGCTGAAGTAATGAAAGAAACCGAAGAAGCTTCTGATGATCGCATGTTGGATCGTACGATTGAAGAATTGGACTTGTCTGTTCGTTCGTACAACTGTTTAAAACGTGCAGGTATCAATACTGTATTTGATTTGACAGAAAAAACTGAACCAGAAATGATGAAAGTACGCAATCTTGGACGTAAGAGTCTTGAAGAAGTCAAAGTAAAATTGGCTGACCTTGGTTTAGGATTGAAAAAAGATAAATAA
- the rplQ gene encoding 50S ribosomal protein L17 translates to MAYRKLGRTSSQRKAMLRDLTTDLLINESIVTTEARAKEIRKTVEKMITLGKRGDLHARRQAAAFVRNEVASENYDEATDTYTSTTALQKLFSEIAPRYAERNGGYTRILKTEPRRGDAAPMAIIELV, encoded by the coding sequence ATGGCTTACCGTAAACTAGGACGCACTAGCTCACAACGTAAAGCAATGCTTCGTGACTTGACAACAGATCTTTTGATCAATGAATCAATCGTTACAACTGAAGCTCGTGCAAAAGAAATCCGCAAAACAGTTGAAAAAATGATTACACTTGGTAAACGTGGAGACTTGCACGCTCGTCGTCAAGCAGCAGCGTTTGTACGTAACGAAGTTGCATCAGAAAATTATGATGAAGCTACTGATACTTACACATCAACTACAGCTCTTCAAAAATTGTTCTCTGAAATTGCACCTCGTTATGCAGAACGTAATGGTGGATACACTCGTATCTTGAAAACTGAACCACGTCGTGGTGATGCTGCACCAATGGCAATTATTGAACTTGTATAA